A genomic segment from Helicoverpa armigera isolate CAAS_96S chromosome 10, ASM3070526v1, whole genome shotgun sequence encodes:
- the LOC110377410 gene encoding carboxypeptidase Q, with translation MEIPLKIIILFTSVISAINTSVVINRFDDDDCELDAELVEEIASYENATKRIMEEIRTNFGEVMYNEYTRFIDTFGARPSGTEVLERSIDHMINLTKHHGLNDVTTEELQVPHWVRVHESASMLQPHVKNIAILGFGSSVSTPPEGITAEAIVINSFDELDKTDKKTIEGKIVVFDAHYVTYGDTVVYRSQGASKAAKKGAIATLVRSITPFSIYSPHTGAQYYEKNVPKIPSAAITLEDADLMRRLQNAGDKIVLHIKMLSTSDTKTSRNTLVDLKGSVHPEKLVIVSGHIDSWDVGQGAMDDGGGMIISWFTPVILNILKLKPKRTVRAILWTAEEPGLVGAQAYLKKHMNDLDNINFIMESDEGTFKPLGLDVAGSKKARCIVKEVLKQFAPINKLTNSGYPGSDIVIFVHQGIPGASLLNENERYYWYHHSEGDTMNVQTMKDVVDCAAFWAAFSYVIADLSVDIPRQ, from the exons ATGGAGAtcccattaaaaataataatactcttCACTTCAGTTATAAGTGCCATAAATACAAGTGTTGTTATAAATCGGttcgatgatgatgattgtgaaTTAGATGCTGAGCTAGTTGAAGAAATAGCATCGTATGAAAATGCTACGAAACGTATCATGGAGGAAATCAGAACCAATTTTGGGGAGGTTATGTACAATGA ATACACTCGTTTTATTGACACTTTTGGAGCTCGACCATCAGGCACAGAAGTTTTAGAAAGGTCTATAGATCATATGATAAATTTAACAAAACACCATGGTCTCAATGATGTTACTACTGAGGAGTTACAG GTGCCACATTGGGTGAGGGTGCACGAATCTGCTTCAATGCTACAACCTCACGTCAAAAACATCGCTATACTAGGATTTGGATCAAGTGTCAGTACTCCACCAGAAGGCATCACTGCCGAAGCTATAGTTATTAACAGCTTCGATGAACTTgacaaaactgataaaaaaacaattgaaggaAAAATTGTTGTATTTGATGCACATTACGTGACTTATGGTGATACTGTAGTTTATAGGAGCCAAGGTGCTTCCAAAGCGGCTAAGAAAGGAGCTATAGCAACTCTAGTGAGGAGTATAACACCTTTTTCCATTTACTCACCACACACAGGAGCCCAGTATTATGAAAAGAATGTGCCAAAAATACCCTCAGCTGCTATTACATTAGAAGATGCAGATTTGATGAGAAGACTGCAAAACGCTGGAGATAAAATTGTTcttcatataaaaatgttgaGTACATCTGATACTAAGACATCTAGGAATACTTTAGTCGATCTTAAAGGTAGTGTGCATCCTGAGAAACTGGTAATCGTATCTGGTCATATAGATAGCTGGGATGTAGGACAAGGAGCGATGGATGATGGTGGAGGCATGATAATAAGCTGGTTCACTCCTGTAATACTAAACATTTTGAAACTAAAACCTAAAAGAACTGTTCGAGCAATTTTATGGACTGCTGAAGAACCGGGTTTGGTAGGAGCTCAAGCTTATCTAAAGAAACATATGAATGACCTTGATAATATAAACTTCATAATGGAATCTGATGAAGGAACATTCAAGCCCTTAGGTTTAGATGTAGCAGGATCTAAAAAAGCCCGTTGTATCGTGAAGGAAGTTCTGAAACAGTTTgctccaataaataaattgacaaataGTGGATATCCTGGTTCTGATATTGTAATATTTGTGCATCAGGGAATACCTGGGGCGTCACTACTGAATGAAAATGAAAGGTACTATTGGTACCATCATAGTGAAGGTGATACAATGAATGTTCAAACTATGAAGGATGTTGTAGACTGTGCCGCGTTTTGGGCAGCATTTTCTTATGTTATAGCTGATCTATCTGTTGATATACCTCgtcaataa